DNA sequence from the Leptolyngbya sp. CCY15150 genome:
CGAGTAGCTGCAGGTCTGTTCAACCTAAGGTCTGGTTTAATTGAGGGGCGATCGCTCCCTGGTGAGAAAGGGCACATCCAGAATCTCCCCTTGGGCCGTACCCACTTGAACTGTGAGCCCTGGGCCACCGGCCTTGGTGCGCAGGTAGGCTAGGCCGATCGCGCCGGATTCTGCAGGGGTAACGCTGGTGAGCAAACCCACCTTGGTATCGTCCACGGTTAACGCTGTGCCTGGCTCCACCCAGTCCGATAGGCGAATACCCCAAAGCTGTTGCTTGACGCCTTTATAGGTGTCCAGTCGGGCAATGGTTTCCTGGCCGATGTAGCATCCCTTGGAAAATGAGATCCTGTGCCACAGGCCAGCCTCTAGGGGATTGTAGTCTTCTGTGAGTTCCTGATCTGGCATGGGTCGCCCCTGCTGGATGCGCAGCGATTCCCATAGATCTTGCCCAAATGGGATGGCTCCAGCTCCGGTGAGCTGTTGCCAGAGGTCGGCTCCCTGGTCGCGATCGCAGATTAAGGTATAGCCGGGGGTAGCCAAGCCGCTACCTGCCGCCACCCGCACGGTCATACCGTTGATGTCCGTTTGGGTATGGGTATGGGGAGGAGCGATCGCCAATCCTACCTGCTGCAGTAAGCGATCGCTATCCGGCCCCATGATGCTGAAGCAAGCTGTGGCCTCGGTGAGGTCAGCCAAGTCCACCTTGTCGGCAAAGAAAATAAACCGATCCATCCACTGCATCAGCTTGCTGCCATAGCCAGGGGAGGTCAATAGGCAAACGTGATCCTCCAAGACGTAGGCGCTGACGAGGTCAATGGTTCGGGCCGTTGAGGTTACAAACACCGTGTCGCAGCTTTGCCCTGGCTGCAGCGGCTCCATGGCATGGGTCGTTTGGTTGTGCAAAAACCGGAGGCGATCGCCTCCGCCCACACGCAGGCGGCCCCAGTGGGAGCGATCGCACAGGGCCACACCAGCAGCGATCGCTTGCCGAGCGGCAGCATCTTGGCCAAACTGTTGGGGTACCGTTTGGTCGGCAACGGTCATAAAGGTGGCTCCAGCAGCAGCCTGCACCTCTTGCAATGTAGTCATACAGCGTCCATTAGCTTCAGTCCCCGGCTTCATCGGGATGTATCCCCTTGATTCTACCGAACCTCGGCCCACAGGTTGCTTGACTTAAGGTGCAGAGCCGCCACGCTATGACCATGGACTAGAGATTTAGTCGCCCCTAGGACTGATGCGATCCCGCTGACCGACCTGGGTGGTCACCGAACGCATCCGATAGGTCAATATTCCAGGCTGTAGCGACTCTAGGGCTTCTGCATAGAAAGGATCTGCCCCCGTGCCAATCAGCTCCGGTCGCTCCGCAAGTGCTAGCTGCTGCTCTTGGCTCAGCCGTACTTCAATGTTGGGCGTAATGCCGCGCTGGCTGATATCAGTTCCATCAGGCGTGTAATAGTGGGCAACCGTAACGGCTAGACCTGAGCCATCGGAAAGAGGGTGAACCGATTGCACCAAAGCCTTACCAAAGGTTTGCCGACCAATCACGATAGCGCGATCATTATCCAGCAGCGCCCCGGTGAGGATCTCGCTCGAACTAGCAGAGTTGCCGTTCACCAACACCGCTAGGGGCAGATCGGTCAACGCTGTTTGGTTGGCAGAAAAGTCTTCCGTGCGCCCTCGCCGATCCACGGTTTGCACAATAGCGCCTTCATTAATCCACATGCGGGAAATGTCAATGCTGGCCTGCAGTAGACCGCCCGGATTATTGCGCAAATCTAGGACAAATCCATTGGCCCCATCATCTAGCAAGGCTTCGATCGCTTGCTGCATTTGCTGAGGAGAATGGGAGCTAAATTCGGTAAGTCGGATATAGCCAATTCGATTGGCTCCCTCTTCCCGTAGCGTGTAGTTAACGGCAGGAACTGCAATACGCGCCCG
Encoded proteins:
- a CDS encoding folate-binding protein YgfZ; translated protein: MTTLQEVQAAAGATFMTVADQTVPQQFGQDAAARQAIAAGVALCDRSHWGRLRVGGGDRLRFLHNQTTHAMEPLQPGQSCDTVFVTSTARTIDLVSAYVLEDHVCLLTSPGYGSKLMQWMDRFIFFADKVDLADLTEATACFSIMGPDSDRLLQQVGLAIAPPHTHTQTDINGMTVRVAAGSGLATPGYTLICDRDQGADLWQQLTGAGAIPFGQDLWESLRIQQGRPMPDQELTEDYNPLEAGLWHRISFSKGCYIGQETIARLDTYKGVKQQLWGIRLSDWVEPGTALTVDDTKVGLLTSVTPAESGAIGLAYLRTKAGGPGLTVQVGTAQGEILDVPFLTRERSPLN
- the ctpB gene encoding carboxyl-terminal processing protease CtpB — encoded protein: MHLFSRSRSVRRLGGALAVAMAVSTLTPMAVSRAAIALHDDPQAVLDEAWQIVNRSYVDEDFNQVDWQAVRQDLLETEYASPEQAYAALVDALELLEDPYTRFMDPEEFETLTNQTSGELSGVGIRLQADPDTSSIVVVEPLMSSPAMAAGLRTGDRILAINGESTANMTVQQASERIRGEVGTQVMLRLERDTVGAFEVSLNRARIAVPAVNYTLREEGANRIGYIRLTEFSSHSPQQMQQAIEALLDDGANGFVLDLRNNPGGLLQASIDISRMWINEGAIVQTVDRRGRTEDFSANQTALTDLPLAVLVNGNSASSSEILTGALLDNDRAIVIGRQTFGKALVQSVHPLSDGSGLAVTVAHYYTPDGTDISQRGITPNIEVRLSQEQQLALAERPELIGTGADPFYAEALESLQPGILTYRMRSVTTQVGQRDRISPRGD